GTAGGATTCAGTGGTCAAGGTGGATTTGGTGTTGGTCAAGGAGGTGTACTTCCGCAACATGGAGGAtttggtccacaaggacagcCAAATCTATACGAGCCCGGTTACGGAAATAATCCTGTTGGACCTGGTAATTTTCCTGGAAACCATCATGAATTTCCGGACCATCACGAGCATCACCAAGAGCCACATCATCATGAACACCATGAGCACCATGGACATCACGAACATCATGGCCATCACAGGCATTAAGTTCAGATTTTATATCATACATTTCTCGTACTCCTGAATGTACAACAAAATActgaatacaaaaataaagttaatttctACAAGCTCTTAACAAAAGTAAGAGTTAAGAAAGTAAgatcattatatttttaatttatgaaaaaacaTCCTTTTCTACAATTTTCGCTATATTTGCAGTGAAAGATTTTCACATCTTAGCTTTACTTTGTACTTGACAAGGGTATGGAAATATCATTGTATAACGAATTTTTCCCATAtcagaatgtttttttttgatttgtcaGCTTTGGAACTCTAACTTAAGTTAACaatgattttattataaatgtaCAGATATTACTAAGTAAGTTCAAATAAGCCTGAACTCTATTCTTTAGTTAGAATTATCCTTAGCTCAATGTTGTATTTTGTCAAATGGAAGTTAGTATTATTTCCTTCGAGAAAAAATGTCCTGATTCGATTTATAAAAGTGATTGTTCTGTCTTATCCCATTCCTCAGCGAGGATTCACACTTTCACCCCCATACAGACTTCCAACTCAAATTTCAGTATCTAAAATGAAATAACTGAgccacaaaaagaaaaaaaggataAATAAGGAACAGAAACCCTTTACTCCGTCCACTTTGGTTCGGTCTTCTATAAATTATTTCGCAGATAAAGCATATACCACAGTGGATGggcccacacccacacccacaccccaTCTCAACTTTTGCAATCGGAGAAAAGGCTGCTGTCCACCGCTCCCCAGCGACATTTTCTGACCAACGCAACTGACAGAATTGAAAAATAAGCGATGCCCGACTGTGTGGGAGGTGGtggtgtctgtgtgtgtgtgtgtggggtgGTGGGGGTGTGCCAGGTGGATGGGGCTAGGGCTGAaggtgaaaaataaaaaatggcgTCCAGTCGAGTGCTCAACCTCAAGATTTATAAcgaaatgagaaaaaaaaaccaagttaAAGGTGGGAGAAAAGAGCACACgttaaaataatgcaaaagcTGAAAAAGACTAAAAAAATATGCGGAAAAGCACCCACACACTGGTGAAAAGAGtggggaaaaaggaaaaaccgCACACACTGATACACGCAACAACGGAAATGGAAaggataaaattaatttttctccTTTTTGCCATTTACTTCACCTGCTGCTTTCCTCCCACTCGCGTTTTTCCTTCAAGAAGAGCGGAAAAGTGGCTCGGGAAAGGTGGGCGGGTGaaagtgggtgggtggttgaAAGGGTGACCAACCCAAGCGGCAACATTGCTGACGCTATCAAACACCACAAACACATTTAGTTTGCGGCGAATTTGTTTTTGCGTCGCTCACTTTtcttagtgttttttttttctagcaaTTTGCGCCATAAAAATGTGgcaaaaatgcaacaaaaaaaaggactaACAAAAAGGCAGGTGACGCAAGAAGAAACTTGCGgacaaataaaaatggcatacaaatatttaactcaCCTGAGAGCGCAACTCGCAAACGGACAATTTTGTTAGGAAAATCGGGCATGTTTAAcataagttaataaaatttaatataataaaaactaataaacgtttttaaaatattttaatcagaTCTTTTagcttattttcaaaaatatttttttttacattctatattatattacattctaaatacaaaataataacaataataatatttatatttacttttaatatttattaactaaaatatacaaataacaTTTGCCTATCCCCAGTTTGGATTTTTCTGTACCGGTCACGTTTATTAACGCCTTTTAATGGGCGTGGCAGTGAGGAGATTTTCACGTAGCCACAAGttccacttttatttttatctttctCTGTGCTGCAATGTCTgtactttaaaatatctataaTAAATCTACTTTTTCTAAAACAAATCTcgtcaaataaaaaagataaaaagggggaatttgataaaaaaaaaaaaaattgagagcATAAGTGAGGGGAAAGGGCAAAATGTAGCAGTGTCCAGTTCAAAGGGAATAAAAAGTGGAAACCAATAACAGCA
This genomic stretch from Drosophila gunungcola strain Sukarami unplaced genomic scaffold, Dgunungcola_SK_2 000001F, whole genome shotgun sequence harbors:
- the LOC128262567 gene encoding protein spalt-accessory yields the protein MKLLIAVFALVVTVVAQNGYGQGGFGGQGGFNGQGGFGGQGGFGGQGGFGAQGGFNGQVGFSGQGGFGVGQGGVLPQHGGFGPQGQPNLYEPGYGNNPVGPGNFPGNHHEFPDHHEHHQEPHHHEHHEHHGHHEHHGHHRH